The genomic window ACAAGATGAGCTACGCCCGCAAATGGTGCCTCCGACGGGAATCGAACCAGTGACACAGGGATTTTCAGTCCCTTGCTCTACCAACTGAGCTACAGAGGCATGCCGCTTGAAAAAGATGAAATGGCGACCCGGATGGGACTCGAACCCACGACCTCCGCCGTGACAGGGCGGCGCTCTAACCAACTGAGCTACCGGGCCATTTCATGGTGGGAACAATAGGGCTCGAACCTATGACCCTCTGCTTGTAAGGCAGATGCTCTCCCAGCTGAGCTATGCTCCCATGAAATGTCGTTTTCCTTAGCGACATCCAATATTATAACAACATTTTTTCGGTTTGTCAATACTTTTTTTAAAAAAATTTAAAAAATTTTCAAAAATCTATTGTTAGATGCCAAAAATTTTGTTACAATAGAATAAACTACTGTACGGAGGAATTTGAAAATGGCTTTTGACGCATCGGTAATCCGCTGTCTGACATTAGAATTAAACGAAAAACTGCGTGGTGCGCGTGTAGATAAAATCCACCAGCCCCAAAAGGATGAGCTGGTTCTGGTTCTGCGTGTCCAAAAAGACAGCTTTAAGCTTTTAATCTCGGTAAACCCTGCGGCATCCCGATTGCATCTTACTGATAGAAAGGTTGAAAACCCCGCTTCACCGCCCATGTTCTGCATGTTTCTGCGAAAGCATTTAAGCGGCGGCAAAATTATCGACATCCGCCAGATTAATTTTGAACGTATCCTGCAGTTTGAAATTGAAAGCTATGACGAGCTGGGCGACTTGACTGTAAAAACCTTAGTGGTGGAAATTATGGGCAAGCACAGCAACGTCATTTTATTAAACAAAGACGGTGTTGTGATGGATTCCATTAAGCGCATCGACATTTCCACAAGCTCTGTGCGTCAGGTGTTGCCGGGGCTTCGTTACAGATTGCCGCCCAACGACCGTTTAAATCCTTTGGAAAGTGATTTTAAGCCTGAAATCTCAGACAGCCGTGCGCCTGAAAAAGCTTTGCTTTCGGTATACTCAGGTATCAGCCCACAGCTGGCAACCGAAATCATAACAAACGGCTATGATGTGGTGATGGACAAAATCCGAAGCAATCAATTCTCACCTATTATTATTTATAAAGAAGAAACACCCGTGGATTTTGCCGCAATTCCCATTTCGATAACCGAATTCGGTACTAAAATCAAGCCGGTTGCAAGCATTTCCGAGGCGGCAGACATTTTTTACAGCCAAAAGGCACATGCACTTCTTTTAAGCCGTTTGTCTGCCGAGCTTATACATCTGATTCAGAATAACATTGACCGCTGTGAGAAAAAGCTTTCCATTTTTGCCCGTCAGATTCAGGATGCAGCAAAGCGGGAAACCTACCGCATCAAGGGCGAATTGCTGACTGCAAATCTTTATCGGGTACAATTCGGAGATACCGAAATCACCGTCGATAATTATTATGACCCGGAGGGCAAAAAAATAACCATTGCTTTAGAACCCAATTTATCCCCTGCCAAAAACGCGCAAAAATATTATACCCGCTACAACAAAGCAAAGGTGAGTGAGGAGCAGGCATACATTCAGCAGAAAAAGACACAAAAAGAGCTTGACTATTTAGAATCGGTTTTAGATGAAATCCTGCGTGCCGAAAGTCCTGCCGAGATTGCCGAAATCAAGGAGGAATTACGGGACGAGGGATATCTGAAACGGGAAAACGGCAATTTGAAAAAGAAAGCCGTGCTGTCTAAGCCCTCACACTTTGAAATCGAAGGGTACGATGTATTTGTGGGCAGAAACAACCGCCAGAATGATGAACTGACCTTAAAATTTGCAAGAAGTCAGGACATGTGGCTGCACACCAAAAACATACCCGGCTCGCATGTTATCATTCAGAAAAAGCAAGGAGAAGACATTCCGGACACTGTGATTGTAAAGGCGGCAGAGCTTGCGGCAAAGCATTCCAAAGCCAAAAACGCCCCCAAGGTGCCTGTGGATTACACCATTGTGAAAAATGTAAAGAAACCATCAGGCGCAAAGCCGGGCATGGTAATTTATGACCATTACAACACCGTGTATGTAACTTTGGTATAATTTTCAACCTTTGCTCACGAAATTTACACAAATTTCTTGTACAATACATGCATGGAGGAATCAAAAATGGAACAACAAGAAAGCTTTTTACTGGACACGCTATCCAAATACTCACCCGAGCAGATTGAAGAGCTGACAAAGCCACTCATTCAGAAATTAAGCAAAATTATGGCTTATTACAAATGTGCCATGATGGAGGTGGAAACCAAATTCAATGTGTTGAATACCGAGTTCTCCCTGCGCCATGACCGCAACCCCATCAACAGCATGAAGAGCCGTCTGAAAAGCTTTGCAAGCATTAAAGAAAAACTGGAACGCAAAAAACTGCCTTTAAACTTAGATGCAATAGAAGCACATCTTTCGGATGTGGCAGGCATTCGGGTGGTCTGTGCCTTTACAGAAGACGTGTATATGCTTGCCGATGCGCTGTTAAAGCAGGATGACATAACCTTAATCGAGAAAAAAGATTACATTAAAAATCCAAAGTCCAACGGCTACCGCAGTTTGCACCTGATTGTGGGCATTCCCATTTTTCTTGCCAAAGAGAAGAAAATGATGAAGGTAGAAATTCAGCTTCGCACCATCGCCATGGATTCCTGGGCAAGCTTGGAGCATCAGCTTCGCTACAAAAAGGATTACGAAAGCATTCCGCAAATGGCAGACGAGCTTTTAAAATGTGCAGAGCTCAGTGCAGAACTGGACAAGCGCATGGATTCTCTTCGAGAACATGCAAAACTGGATATACAAGAATAAGAGCGGTATTCCGCTCTTTTTTTGTCGGTTTTTACATGAAAATTACCCTTTTTTACATAGTTTTTAGCTATTTTTCTGTTTACTTTCTTTATAAATTATGGTAAAATTTATGTACAAGCTATTATAGCGAAGAAAGGATGAAGAAAATGAAAAGAGCAATCGCGTTGGTAACACTCCTTTGCATGGTTTTAGCTAGCATTCCCGCTTTTGCGGCAAGCGAAGCCTCGCAGAGAGCGTATACCACAGAAACCTTTAAGGACGAAGTAATTTTCACCGCCACCTCTTTAGACGGTAACTGGAATGCTTCCGGCCTTAAAAATTATGATGGAGGTGCTACCCAGTATGCGGTAGGCAAGGATTCTGCCTCCCATTATGCCATCTCGGGCATCAAAGAGGGCAACTATGAAGTGTTTGCATGGATGATTCCTGCAAAGCAGGACTCTGAATCGGGCACCAATGTTGTCATTGCACACAACGGCAAAAAGAATCTTGTAAATGTAAAAACAAAGCTTGCAGACGGTGAAACCGTTCCGGGGGGCTGGACTTCGGTTGGCGTGTTTGATTTTGCAGGCGTTGAGGGTGAACAGGTTTCCTATGTTTCTCCCGGCGGTAACGTTCGTGCAACCGCAGTAAAGCTTGTTCCGACCACCAAAGAGCTTACCAAAGCCGAAGAAGTGACCGAAAAAACACCCGTAAATAAGGAACCCGGTGACACTTCGCGCGTAGAAGCGACCTCCGGTCTTTCCATGTCCATTGATGTGGACCCACAGGGCAGATGTATTTATGCAGGTCCCTGGGCATTCTCCACCGCTGTACAGGGTCCCATGACCAAGGCACCCAGCACCTTATGGGTTGCTGAAAATCCCGATGCGGACGTTTATGTAACCTATCATCCCGAAATCACCTCGGTAGGTAAGGTTCGTATTTCTGTATTTGTTCCCTACTGGGCAAAGAATCAGACCAAAGACATTAAATACGAAGTATACCATGACGGCGGTATGGATGAATTCCATGTAAATCCTGCAGCACAGACCGAAGCCATCTGGCAGGAATTGGGTACTTTTGAATTCAACGGTTCCGGCACAGAGTATGTTAAGCTGGTTTGCACAGGCGTTGGCGAAGCCATCGCAAACACCAGAGCCTCCACCGTTGCATTTGAGGTTTTGAACAGCGCAAATGAAAATGCAGTTTGGACAACCGTATTTGTTACACCCCAGAGTGACTCTGAATCTTTAATTAACAGTGCAAAAGCTTCCATGGCGCCTTTAGATAAATTCGATGACATGGTTGGTCACTGGGCAAACTATGATGTGGAATACATGGCAGACCGCGGTCTGGTTTCGGGCGTTGCAGACAATGCATTCGACCCCGAAGCACAAATCACCCGAGCAGAATATGTGACCATTTTGGACAGAGCAATGGGTTATGAAATTACAAATGGCGCATCCTTTGCCGATGTTGCAGGCGATGCCTGGTTTGCACCCTATGTTGCAACCGCAAAGGCAAACGGTTTGTTAGTAGGGCTTCCCACCGATGACGGCTTTAAGCCCGAGCAACCCATCACCCGTGAAGAAATGGCGCTGTTTACCTACAACGCAATCAAGGCAACCAAGAAAAACGACGAATGGGTCGCTACAATGCCTGACGATTATGCAAAATTTACCGATACCGCAGAAGTTTCCGCATGGGCAGAAACCGCACTTAAATATCTGATTCAGACCGGTATCATCAAGGGCACCTCCGACACAACCGTTTCTGCTTTGGATAACGCAACCAGAGCACAGGGTGCGGTTATCTTAAAGAGATTTATGCAGCTCTTTGTATGGGGCGGTCCGCCGACAGATGAAGAATGGGTACTGACCTTTAATGACGAATTCTTTGGCGACAGCTTAGACTGGGCTGTATGGGATTCCGAAGTAGGCGGCGGTTCGCACACGCTTTCTTCCAGATGGCCTGAAAATGCGGTTGTAAAAGATGGCAATCTGCATCTTGAAATCCGCAAAGAACAAAAAACCGGCTTTACCAACGAATGGACAGCTGCCTCTGTATGGGTAAGAGATGAGGTGTTCCGTCAGTCGCAAGGCTACTGGGAAGCACGTTACAAATACAACGCAGGTGCCGGTGTAAACAATGCTTGGTGGATGATGACCAAGAAGCATCAGGTAACCGATGACAAGCAAAACTACGAAATCGACATCAACGAAGGTCACTACCCCCACAAGATTAACACAAACCTGCATCACTATGAAAGCGGCACAGGCAAATCGGAAGCAAGTGTACACAAAGCAAACTACGACTTGTCTGCAGATTACCACACCTATGCAATCAAGTGGGACGAAAACGAAATCATTTACTATTTCGATAACGAAGAAATCGCAAGAAACAAAAACTTCAACTCTATCGTTCCGGTTTCTCCTTGGTTCTCCACAGCGGTTCTGAACTGGGCAGGCAATGCAGACGATCAGACCGACGGGTCTGCCATGATTGTGGACTACTGCCGTGTATATCAGCGCAAGGCAGATGTTGACAATCCGGCATTAACCATGATCGGTAAGCCTTTGGAAAATGCAGTGAAGCCCGGCTCAAATTACACACCGCCGGCAAGCAGTACTACCAATTCTGCAAGCTCCGGTTCTACCAACATCATCACAACTTTAACCCCCGATAATTCCACTCAGGAAGGTGAAATTATCATTAAGCCGACCGCGTATGCACCGGAAGCATGGGGCGATTCCAGCCTTAAAAACTTTGACGGCACAGGCACAACCTGGACCAACAAAAAGGATTATTCCGTAACCTACACGCCCGAGACACCTTTAAAGGGTAAGTATAAGGTGTATTACTGGGTTATCCCCAATGTTAAAGATGGCGGTGTTGGCTTTACTGCCCGCGTAAATGTAGGTGGTGAATCAAAGGACACCCTGATTAAAACCAATTTTGAAAATGCGGAATCCGGCTGGATTCTCTTAGGCGAATATGAGTTTAAGGGCACAGCGGACGAAAATGTAATGGGTATTGCAGGCGGTAATACCAGAGGTACAGGCGTAAAATTCGTACCCGTCAAATAGCGACAAGCCAAGAACTTATTTATCACAAGCTCGCAGAAATGCGAGCTTGTTCCTTTTTCGTTCTGTCTTGTCGCTTTCGCCAAAAGTTTACAAGTAATACTTTTGGCGAGTGGCTCGCTTCGCTCGCTTACAACCCTTCCGTCAACCTTCGGTTGCCACCTTCCCTTACACAGGGGAGGCTTTTTGTTATTCTGAGTGATAGTGAAAAATCCCATAAACTGTGCTGTATCTGAGAATTGACAAGAACTTATTTATCACAAGCTCGCAAAAAATGCGAGCTTGTTCCTTTTTCGTTCTGTCTTGTCGCTTTCGCCAAAAGTTTACAGGTAATACTTTTGGCGAGTGGCTCGCTTTGCTCGCTTACAACCCTTCCGTCAACCTTTGGTTGCCACCTCCCCTTACACAGGGGAGGCTCATTTGTCATTCTGCACGAAGCGAAGAATCTCCTAAACAGTGCACCCACTTTCAGTAAGCTTTTCCGCCGGTAACCCGAAATAAAAAAACCGAGTGAAACACTCGGCTTTTTTTGACATAGATATTATGAGAAATATTCGCTTTCAAACACCAATGTGGCACTGCCTAAAATAGGGGCTTGCTTGCCCAGGGCGCAGAGGCGGACGGGAATGCCGTCTTTTTCGATTTTACGGCACACATCATAGCGAGCAAATTCTTCTTCAAACAGCACCGCCTGCGGGTCGGAAAATGCAATTAAATCCTTGAGCTTTCCGATTGCCTCCTCCTGACTTCCACAGGGCACAATGCCTGCATTGCCGTTATAGCCCTGCAAAAGCTTTTTGTTGGCATAAAGGGCACAGCAGAGATTGTTTTTTGCATAGGTTGCATACAGCACGCAATCTAAGCCCTTTGCTCCGCCATACCGTTTTTCTGCCATCAAGGCACATTGTGCATCGTTGGCAAAATGGATTGATACGTCCTGATCTGCCTGTTCTAAGGCGGTCTGAATGGTTTTTGAAACCTCAACATTTAAAGAAGCTTCAAACGCCACGCCCACGCCGAGAACGGTGCAGGGTGCATTTTTCAGGGTGTTTTGGATATAAGATACTACGCTGTCGGTAAACTCGCCTGCAGGCAAGGGACAAGTATCAAATTTTAAAACATTGCCTTTAATATCTGCAAAACAGCTTAAGATTTCGGTTTGGGTCACCACAACGCCTAAGGCGTTAATCACGCCGTCTGCCAGCTCTAAAAGCACCGGCTTTCGTTTGCCCTCGGCGGTGGTATCTACACCCACCTCCATAATAAAACCTTCCTCTTTAAACTCGCTGATGATGTTGGTCAGCGACATTTTGGAAAGTCCGGACAACACCGAAAGCTCCACACGCGAAATGGGAGCTTTCATTGCCAACAGCTTTAAAATAATCTGTCTGTTTTGTATTTTGTTGGATTTAGAATTGTTTGCCTGTATCATTATGCGTTATAGCCTGTTTCCAGTGCCTGCTTGTTGATTTCAAGCATTGCCTGCTTGCTTGCGGGCACGGTTTTCTGCAAAGCACTTAAAATGCTTTCAAAGGGCAGAACCTTACTTTCTTTTACAACCTTGCCCAAAAGTACCATGTTTGCAAGCTTGGTTGCTTTTAAATCATCTGCCATTTTGGTAGACGGAATAGCAAAGTTTTGGGTATCGTTTCTCTTGAAATCCTGGAAAATCAAGGAAGAATCAATGAAAATTGCACCGTTTTCCGAAACTGCACCCTCGAATTTATCCAAGGAAGGACCGTTCATAGCAACCAACACGGTGGGGTTTGTTACCACCGGGCAGGAAACCGGTTCATCCGAGATGATAACCGAGCAGTTTGCGGTACCGCCACGCATCTCGGGACCGTAAGACGGGAGCCAGGATACGTATTTGCCTTCCAGCATTGCGGCATAAGCCAAAAGTTTACCTGCGAACAGAACGCCCTGTCCGCCAAAACCTGCGATTAAAATTTCATGTGTCATAGCACAGAGCCTCCTTATTCTTTATCTTTATAAACGCCCAGCGGATACTGCGGCAGCATGTTTTCTTCCAGCCATTTCATCGCTTCAACCGGTGTTTTACCCCAGTTGGTCGGGCAGGTGGAAACCACTTCTACAATAGAAAAGCCTTTTTTGTCAATCTGGTTCTGGAACGCCTTTTTGATTGCTGCCTTGGTTTCCTTGATTGCCTTAACGCTGTTAATGGTGGTTCTCTGTGCCAAAGCTACACCCTCTAAGGTAGAAAGCATTTCGCAAACCTTAATGGGGAAGCCCTGGTTTTCCTGTGTTCTGCCATAAGGGGTAGTCTGGGTAACCTGACCCATCAATGAGGTCGGTGCCATCTGACCGCCGGTCATGCCATAGATTGCGTTGTTGATGAAAATAACGGTGATGTTTTCGCCTCTTGCTGCTGCGTGCACGGTTTCAGCCGTACCAATTGCCGCAAGGTCACCGTCGCCCTGATAGGTAAATACCACGTTATCGGGGTTTACGCGTTTGATACCGGTTGCAACTGCCGGCGCTCTGCCGTGTGCCGCTTCCTGCATATCACATTCAAAATAGTTATAAGCAAATACCGAGCAACCAACAGGTGCAACACCTATCGTTTTACCTTCAATGCCCAGCTCGTCAATAACTTCTGCCACCAGTCTGTGTACAATACCGTGTCCGCAACCGGGGCAATAATGTTCCTGCACTTCACAAAGTGCATGGGGTTTTTTGAATACCTGTTCCATTAGTTTTTGCCTCCTTCTGCGATTTTTTCAATTTGTGCCAAAACCTCTGCAGGGGTGGGAACCACACCGCCGGTTCTGCCGAAGAAATCTACCGGAATCTTGCAGTCTACTGCAAGCTTTACGTCTTCAATCATCTGACCCATGCTCATTTCCACGCAAAGGATTTTCTTCACCTTATCGGCATCCAATGCCTGATAAGCCTTTTCGGGGAACGGCCAGAGGGTAATGGGACGTACCATGCCCACTTTAATGCCCTTTTCTCTTGCCTTGTTGATGGCAGTCTGGGCAATACGTGCGGTGATGCCGTAAGCGGTAACGATGATTTCTGCATCTTCTGTCATATATGTATCGAATTTTGCTTCCTTTTCTGCAATTACATCATACTTCTTCTGACGTTCTAAAATCAGGTCCTCCAGTTCGGACGGCTCAATATACAAAGAGTTGATGATATTGTGCTTTCTTTCCATTTTGGTACCGGTGGTTGCCCAGGTTTTTTCAGGGATTTCGCGTGCTTCGTATGCACCGAATTCTACCGGCTCCATCATCTGACCCAGCATACCGTCGCCCATAATCATAACCGGCATACGGTAGATATCTGCCACGTCAAAGGCTTCCTTGGTTAAGTTTACAAGTTCCTGAATGGAGGAAGGTGCAAAAACGACCAGATGGTAGTCACCATGACCGCCGCCCTTGGTTGCCTGGAAATAGTCAGACTGTGCAGGCTGAATACCGCCAAGACCCGGGCCGCCACGAACGATGTTTACAATTACGCAAGGCAAATCTGCGCCTGCGATGTAGGAAATACCTTCCTGCTTTAAGCTGATGCCGGGGCTTGAAGAAGAGGTCATAACTCTTGCGCCTGCACCTGCTGCACCGTATACCATGTTGATTGCGGCAACTTCACTTTCTGCCTGCAAAAAGGTACCGCCGCGCTTTGGCATCTGCTTTGCCATATAAGCCGCAACTTCTGTCTGCGGGGTAATCGGGTAACCGAAGAAATGACGGCAACCGGCTTGCATAGCCGCTTCAGCCAGAGCTTCGTTACCTTTCATTAAAACTTTTTCACTCATTTTTCTTACGCCTCCTTAGCGATAAACTTCAATTGCAACATCAGGGCAAGTGGTCGCGCAGAATGCACAGCCGATGCATTTGTCCTGTTCTGTAACCTGTGCCGGATGATAGCCTTTTTTGTTCAGCTTATCCTTTGCCAGAGAAATAATGTGCTTGGGGCACTGGCTGATGCACAGTTCGCAGCCCTTGCAACGTTCTTCATTAATTACAACTTTTGCCATTTTCCATTACTCCTTTCTGATGCTATGCCATAAAAGGCAAGTGCATATTCAGCTCCAGGCAAAGCCTGGGGTAGTTCAGATTTTCAGGCAGGGCATCCAGGATTTCCTTGGTGCCTGCAATATATAAAATGGGAAGACCGGTGCGCTTTGACACCTCTTCTACCACTTTTTGTCCTTCTAAAAGGTGCTCAACCGTGGACTGATAGCTTAAATTGGTGTTGTTCACAAGACCTGTAATTTTAAGCCGTGATGTGCGTTCGATTTCCCCCATCAGCTCTATGATTTCTTCGGGGGTTGAGGACAACGGACGAAGGGCATTGATGACCATCATCATTTCGTAGTCCTCGTTTTTTATGCGGGGGCTGAATCTTCCTAAAACCGCGGCACCGTCCTCATCTCCGCCAACATCTAACACCACAAAACGGTCGGGCACATCAAAAACCGATGCCATTTCGGGTGGCAGTGCCGGGATATCCACATTGGAGCTTGCATAAGACGAAGCCACCACGTCGATGCCCCTTTCTTTTAAGGTTTGTACCGCATCGTTGGTACGAAAATAGGGGTTTACAATATCCAGGTCTGCTATAACTGTTCTATTATACCACTGTTTCGACAAAAAAGCAAGGTTTAATGCAAATTCTGTTTTACCGCTTCCGTAATGTCCCGTGATGATATTAAACCGTTTCACGCTTATCCTCCTCAATGCTTACAACGCAAGCCTCAAACTGCTTGCTGAAGATGCCTTTTTTCTCTAAAATATGCAACAGCAAAAACCACACCGCAACCCCTGCAATCAATACGGTTGCACCGATTTTTTCGGGGATGCACACCGCCATAAGCCCTGCGATAAGAAGCATATATAAAAGGGGTATGCCGTAGGCAATCAGCATGGCTGAAATGCCTTTTAAGGTGGGAATTCCCACGGTGACCGGGTCACCTTTTTTTGCATGCACAATATTTTTTGCACGGATGATTGAATCGTGCAGACCGCAAAGTCCACCACAGGCAGCACAGCTTTCGCCACACATGCTTTTGCGGTCCAGCTTAACCTCTGCGTATCCGTTTTCTTTTACGTCGGTTATTTTTCCGATAACCTGTTCCATACTGTTTCTCCTTATGCTCTGCCTGCAATCTCAAGCAATTCCTTTGCGGCAGAGATACTGCTTTCGGTAATCTGCGTACCGCTCATGATACGCGCCAGTTCCTGCACCCTGCCCTGCTCGTCAAGCTTTTCTACCTGCGAACGGGTTTTCCCGTCCACATCCTGCTTGCTGATTTTATAGTGATGCTGTCCGAATGCCGCCACCTGCGCCAAATGCGTGATGACAAAAATCTGCTTGTTTTCGGAAAGCTTTTTGATTTTTTCTGCAATTTTCTGTGCCGCTCTTCCGCTGACGCCTGTATCCACCTCGTCAAAAATCATGGTCGATACGGTATCTACCTCGGAAAGTGCCGCTTTAAGCGCCAAAATTACACGGGAAAGCTCACCGCCCGAGGCAATCTTTGTTAACGGCTTTAAGCTTTCGCCTCTGTTTGGTGCGATTAGGAATTCTGCCTTTTCGGCACCGTTTGCGTTCAGTTCGCAGGGGGTAAGTTCTACCTTAAATTCGGTTTTTTCCATATCCAGCTCAGCAAGAGCGGTCACCACCGCTTCGGATAACGCCTTAGCTCCTTTTTGCCGTTGTGCCGTTAACACTTCTGCACTGGCTTTAAGCACCTCCTCCTGCTCTTTTAATGTTTTTTTCAGCTGTTGTTCCAGATAATCTGCGTTTTCGATACCGTAAAGCTCCTGCTCTAAACGCTCTAAGGTTTCGAGCATTTCGGCAACCGAATCGCCGTATTTGCGTTTTAAACGGCTTAAAGTGTCCAGTCTGCCCTCTACGGCGTTGATGTCCACATCCTCTAAATCGGAGCTGTCCTTTGCATCCCGCACAAAGGATACACAGTCCTCTAATTCATATTTTAAATTTTCGAGCTTTTCGTAAACGCCTTCTGCCTCCGGGTCGTATTTCATCAGGGTTGTAAGGGAATTTAAACCGTTTTCCAGCAAATCCAGCGCGCCCAACTGCTCTTCGTCTCCGCAAAGGGCGGCGTAGCACTCGTTCAGCGCGGTCAGTACCGTTTCAGAGTTTAAGAATCTGGCACGCAGGGTGTTTAATTCTTCCTCCTCACCGTCTCTTAAATTTGCTTTTTTCAGCTCGTCTACCTGATAGCTTAAAATTTCTTTTTTCTGCTCCGCAAGCTCGTTATTCTGCTTGATTTCCGCAAGCTTTTTCCGGGTTTCGGTAACCGCTTTGTAGGCGGTTTTGTACGCTTCCTTTGCCTGTTCGGTATGGGCAAAGCCGTCTAAGAACGCGCCATGGAACGCCTCGTCTAAAATGGACTGGCTGTCCTTTTGTCCGTGGATGTTAATCAAATCCTTGCACAAATCCTTTAAAAAGCCGGTGGTGGACATTCTGCCGTTGATGCGTACCACACTTCTGCCGTCTTTTGAGATTTCCCGGGACAACACAATGGGCTCGCCCTCTTCAAAGGCGATGCCGGCATCACTAAGCTTTTGGCAAACCGTTGGGTCGCAAGTATACACCGCACCCTCCACATAAGCTTTTTCCGCACCGGTGCGCACCAGCTCTTTGGAGCTTCGCTCGCCCGTCAGAAGATTTATGGAGTCAATTAAAATAGACTTACCTGCACCGGTTTCACCGGTGAGTACGCAAAAGCCCTCTTCAAATTCTATGTCCACATTGTCCATAATAGCAATGTTTTCGATGTGTAAGCTTAAAAGCATCTTTTTGCGCCTCCGCTTTATCCGATTACTTCTTCCAGTTTTGCCACAAGGCTTTTTGCATCCGCATCCGAGGGAGTCATGATAAAAATGGTATCATCCCCTGCAATTACACCCATAACCTCGTCAAAATTTAAGGTTTCGATTGCCATGGCACAGCCCTGGGCAGAGCCGGGAATGGTTTTAACCGAAATCATGTTCATGGCAGAGCGGATTGATGTAACTGCATGCTGCAATACGCCAACTAAGCGCGCCTGCATAGTCCCCGAGGTATTAGCGGACGGAATGGTGTACTTATAATGATTTGCATAGTTGGTGGTTTTGACAAGCTTTAATTCCTTGATATCTCTGGACACCGTTGCCTGGGTCACGTCAAAGCCGTGCTCAATCAGCATGTCGGTCAGCTGACCCTGGGTTTCCACGTCAAAGTTGGAAATGAGTGCCAGAATTTTATTGTGTCGGTCCTTTTTAGACATAATAAAATGCCTCCTATCTGTTTTCTTCTAATTTGTGTTTAAGTATATGAAAAAAATTACGTTTTGTAAGTCGGATCAGCTTTGTGGTACAGTCTGATTTTTCTATTTCCACCACATCGCCGTTTTCCAGATGAAAAATTTCCTGCCCGTCGGCAGTAAGCACCGCGCTTCCCTGATTGACTGCTGTTGCTTCCACCGTGATTTTCTGTCTGTCCGACACAATAACCGGCTTTGCAGAAAAGGTGTGCGGACAAATGGGGGTGAGCAAAAAGACATTTAGCTCGGGTGAAACCACCGCACCGCCTGCAGACATGGAGTAGGCCGTTGACCCCGTTGGCGTTGCCACAACCAGTCCGTCTGCATCGTATCCGCTTACAAACTGTCCGTCGCAGCTGACCGTTAAATGAATCATGCGGGACACATTGCCTTTGGCAATTACCACATCATTGAGTGCTTCGG from Clostridia bacterium includes these protein-coding regions:
- a CDS encoding 2-oxoglutarate oxidoreductase — its product is MEQVFKKPHALCEVQEHYCPGCGHGIVHRLVAEVIDELGIEGKTIGVAPVGCSVFAYNYFECDMQEAAHGRAPAVATGIKRVNPDNVVFTYQGDGDLAAIGTAETVHAAARGENITVIFINNAIYGMTGGQMAPTSLMGQVTQTTPYGRTQENQGFPIKVCEMLSTLEGVALAQRTTINSVKAIKETKAAIKKAFQNQIDKKGFSIVEVVSTCPTNWGKTPVEAMKWLEENMLPQYPLGVYKDKE
- a CDS encoding 3-methyl-2-oxobutanoate dehydrogenase subunit VorB, whose amino-acid sequence is MSEKVLMKGNEALAEAAMQAGCRHFFGYPITPQTEVAAYMAKQMPKRGGTFLQAESEVAAINMVYGAAGAGARVMTSSSSPGISLKQEGISYIAGADLPCVIVNIVRGGPGLGGIQPAQSDYFQATKGGGHGDYHLVVFAPSSIQELVNLTKEAFDVADIYRMPVMIMGDGMLGQMMEPVEFGAYEAREIPEKTWATTGTKMERKHNIINSLYIEPSELEDLILERQKKYDVIAEKEAKFDTYMTEDAEIIVTAYGITARIAQTAINKAREKGIKVGMVRPITLWPFPEKAYQALDADKVKKILCVEMSMGQMIEDVKLAVDCKIPVDFFGRTGGVVPTPAEVLAQIEKIAEGGKN
- a CDS encoding 4Fe-4S binding protein; the protein is MAKVVINEERCKGCELCISQCPKHIISLAKDKLNKKGYHPAQVTEQDKCIGCAFCATTCPDVAIEVYR
- a CDS encoding SoxR reducing system RseC family protein translates to MEQVIGKITDVKENGYAEVKLDRKSMCGESCAACGGLCGLHDSIIRAKNIVHAKKGDPVTVGIPTLKGISAMLIAYGIPLLYMLLIAGLMAVCIPEKIGATVLIAGVAVWFLLLHILEKKGIFSKQFEACVVSIEEDKRETV
- the recN gene encoding DNA repair protein RecN, translated to MLLSLHIENIAIMDNVDIEFEEGFCVLTGETGAGKSILIDSINLLTGERSSKELVRTGAEKAYVEGAVYTCDPTVCQKLSDAGIAFEEGEPIVLSREISKDGRSVVRINGRMSTTGFLKDLCKDLINIHGQKDSQSILDEAFHGAFLDGFAHTEQAKEAYKTAYKAVTETRKKLAEIKQNNELAEQKKEILSYQVDELKKANLRDGEEEELNTLRARFLNSETVLTALNECYAALCGDEEQLGALDLLENGLNSLTTLMKYDPEAEGVYEKLENLKYELEDCVSFVRDAKDSSDLEDVDINAVEGRLDTLSRLKRKYGDSVAEMLETLERLEQELYGIENADYLEQQLKKTLKEQEEVLKASAEVLTAQRQKGAKALSEAVVTALAELDMEKTEFKVELTPCELNANGAEKAEFLIAPNRGESLKPLTKIASGGELSRVILALKAALSEVDTVSTMIFDEVDTGVSGRAAQKIAEKIKKLSENKQIFVITHLAQVAAFGQHHYKISKQDVDGKTRSQVEKLDEQGRVQELARIMSGTQITESSISAAKELLEIAGRA
- the argR gene encoding arginine repressor; amino-acid sequence: MSKKDRHNKILALISNFDVETQGQLTDMLIEHGFDVTQATVSRDIKELKLVKTTNYANHYKYTIPSANTSGTMQARLVGVLQHAVTSIRSAMNMISVKTIPGSAQGCAMAIETLNFDEVMGVIAGDDTIFIMTPSDADAKSLVAKLEEVIG
- a CDS encoding NAD(+)/NADH kinase produces the protein MKTLLVFAKRAKPMQTENVKKITEFLHTYPCTIYIDIADIADTVFTETPEAVIESADALVVLGGDGSLLGVARAYARYQKPILGINLGRLGYLVELEKHDIEALKCLFDENYRLEERIMLRATVYRGNETIFKTEALNDVVIAKGNVSRMIHLTVSCDGQFVSGYDADGLVVATPTGSTAYSMSAGGAVVSPELNVFLLTPICPHTFSAKPVIVSDRQKITVEATAVNQGSAVLTADGQEIFHLENGDVVEIEKSDCTTKLIRLTKRNFFHILKHKLEENR